Proteins co-encoded in one Prevotella sp. E13-27 genomic window:
- a CDS encoding gamma carbonic anhydrase family protein, whose protein sequence is MALIKSYKGMSPKWGKECYFSENATIVGDVTMGDECSVWFNAVVRGDVAPITIGNCTNVQDGSCIHVTHETGPTHIGNYVTIGHNVTVHACTIHDHALIGMGSTLLDGCEIGEGAIVAAGALVLQNTKVGPHEIWGGVPAKYIKPTRPGQTDNAEHYVAYSKEYLKEE, encoded by the coding sequence ATGGCACTTATAAAATCATACAAAGGCATGAGCCCCAAGTGGGGTAAGGAATGCTATTTCAGCGAGAATGCAACGATTGTGGGCGACGTGACTATGGGTGACGAATGCTCGGTGTGGTTCAATGCCGTGGTACGCGGCGACGTGGCTCCCATAACCATTGGCAACTGTACCAATGTGCAGGATGGCTCGTGCATTCATGTTACCCACGAGACTGGTCCCACCCATATCGGCAACTATGTGACGATAGGACATAATGTGACAGTGCATGCCTGCACCATCCACGACCACGCCCTCATTGGCATGGGCTCTACGCTGTTAGACGGATGTGAGATTGGCGAAGGTGCCATCGTGGCTGCCGGTGCTCTGGTGCTACAGAACACAAAGGTGGGCCCTCACGAGATATGGGGCGGAGTGCCGGCAAAGTATATCAAGCCTACACGCCCCGGTCAGACCGACAATGCAGAGCACTACGTAGCCTATTCAAAAGAGTACCTTAAGGAAGAATAG
- a CDS encoding helix-turn-helix transcriptional regulator, translating into MWWRSLLQLLPLPVMAILDYFLSIDLRLVIALYPLWLLGILVVQIRKYRQWCEDNFSTMDNIDAQWLMRYIVMLVIAGGSFFWLCVSNDPSRVVTQDLYLLYMIAYTTERVLYRPDPWKQLRSTVSEEPEEVNPANVAYRATLEAWLDKEKPYLNPDFQLTDLRQVLPLNRTYLSHLINTEYGCTFYQFVNRRRIDEAKRMKTEHPEWTMQDISQRCGFSSPRVFYRTFARETGMTPKEWWLNRGDNS; encoded by the coding sequence GTGTGGTGGCGAAGTTTGCTGCAACTGCTACCCTTGCCTGTGATGGCGATACTCGATTATTTCTTGTCTATCGACCTTCGATTAGTGATTGCGCTCTATCCGCTGTGGCTGTTGGGCATACTGGTCGTGCAGATTCGCAAATACCGTCAATGGTGTGAGGACAACTTCTCCACGATGGATAACATTGACGCACAGTGGCTGATGCGCTATATTGTGATGCTGGTTATTGCCGGTGGGTCTTTTTTCTGGCTATGCGTATCGAACGACCCCTCACGTGTGGTCACACAAGACCTCTATTTATTATATATGATCGCGTACACGACCGAGCGCGTACTTTATCGGCCAGACCCGTGGAAACAGCTGCGCAGTACCGTTTCAGAGGAGCCGGAAGAGGTCAATCCTGCCAATGTAGCCTATCGTGCTACCTTGGAAGCTTGGCTCGACAAGGAGAAGCCGTACCTTAATCCTGATTTCCAGTTGACGGACTTGCGTCAGGTATTGCCACTCAACCGCACTTACCTCAGCCATCTTATCAACACCGAGTATGGTTGTACGTTCTATCAGTTTGTCAACCGCCGCCGTATCGACGAGGCTAAACGGATGAAGACTGAACACCCCGAGTGGACCATGCAAGACATATCCCAACGTTGCGGCTTTTCTTCTCCACGTGTTTTCTATCGAACTTTCGCCCGTGAAACAGGTATGACTCCAAAGGAGTGGTGGCTCAATCGTGGTGACAATTCGTAA
- a CDS encoding right-handed parallel beta-helix repeat-containing protein, with amino-acid sequence MKKFYFMIVLMLMTAMGVWAQTDVSTFAQLQSALNAGNDVRLTANIQFTSAITISGSKKITINGNGKTLSGPSTRAFTISSGNTLFIKNVTLNNFDLNAGGGAIRNNGTLVLDGCTVSNNHTDGSNQGGGAIENQGTLYASNTTFSGNYSSEIGGAINNYMGKLYLSNCTFTNNYTTSSNAKFGGAIGNNSSNTVVIVNCTFSGNKYNGKNGSASDLGVYRTPNDYTIAGCTGITITGGTLTTYPEGSVSLDFSDLNNIKFVPSTTAASYDITLSDESTSHGTVAFTVGGKSAAKAKKNDVVTISVTPNSGYSTKDVTVRAYTSWGGAAARGNRAPALQDEIDVTAGQTAGTWTFTMPGANVWVVVTYAKNLQDSWIQAIANQYYTGSAIEPAVIVKDDNTTLTKGTDYTVSYANNVNVGTANVTVTAINGSDYCGTANATFIIERAENKLLKELYDALGEDVWTGYGEMTGVISYSRGDDPEEFRATFMGGTFTIDLPFSDFTTVTKNDNGDGSYTYTLVVNLPAQTGMSQETLHVTTKNGEITEMDSENAGLDLSKENSGIDSWATLQTAMTNGGVIKLTQTITATSTDAALTVPEGKTVILELNGQTINRALISATANGSVIINNGILAITDSEGGKIIGGNTTGNGGGILNNGTLTLYGGEITGNKAEGQGGGVYNTITNTATTGFWMTGGLIDGNTANAYPAIGGDVTFNNLVVVQIDADGTTRSAKTAKANMAEYSYIKPVMPDPAMYAILTELYEALGTDVWTGYGALTGVISYSRGDEPNEFRATFMGGTYVIDVPFGDVTFAQKADNGDGSFTYTLKLALPAQTGMSSETVHVTLKNGEITEMDSENAGIELNKEEDPVSGWAGLQAAINNGGVIKLADDVIAENTDAALTVPADKTVILELNGHTINRALTSAVANGSVIINNGILAIMDTNGGKIIGGNTTGNGGGVLNNGTLTLYGGEITGNKAAGLGGGVYNTVTNTATTGFWMTGGLIDGNTASSYPAIGGDVTFNNLAVVQIDADGTTLSAKTVKANMAEYSYIKPVMPDPEKFAILAELYEALGDDVWTGYGALTGVISYSRGDEPNEFRATFMGGTYSIDVPFGDVIFVSKVDNGDGSYTYTMTLALPALTGMTSETVHVTVKNGEITELDSENAGIEMNKEEGPVTGWAALQAAMNQGGVIKLADDVIAENTDVALTIPEGKTVVLELNGHAINRNLTSAVVNGSVIINNGTLAITGEGIITGGNTTGNGGGIVNNGAFTMYSGEITGNKAAGQGGGVYNTVTNTATEGFWMTGGLIDGNTASSYPAIGGDVAFNNLAVVQINAEGAKVSVSEALAGMADYSYIKPVMPAPENYYLVVAPTPKAGLYYIGVAQELVEAGSTTFGEMEYSLDGVNYATTLPMATEAGIYTVYYRVMGDATHNDYAPQTVTAKIALASLTIPAGAYASYYGGKGLNLAEGTADGIVLSSVVIVDTNEGIVVLADGLESAAANTPLIIYNGTDENQQVLLDLNEQAATVNYDAEHFFGTLEPKTFTATDMAEADNYVLDGENFTWVKDAGILPANRCWLKIIPSSPNHARTMNIVFESDATGISTVNINATNDGSIFDLTGRKLSKKPASGYYIQGGKKYVVK; translated from the coding sequence ATGAAAAAGTTTTATTTCATGATCGTCCTCATGCTGATGACAGCTATGGGCGTATGGGCACAGACAGATGTGTCGACCTTTGCACAACTGCAAAGTGCACTGAATGCGGGTAACGATGTAAGGCTGACGGCTAACATCCAGTTCACTTCGGCCATTACCATTAGCGGTTCAAAAAAGATTACTATAAATGGTAACGGCAAGACGCTGAGTGGTCCTTCTACTCGTGCCTTTACTATTTCTTCTGGCAATACGCTTTTCATTAAGAATGTGACGCTGAACAATTTTGACTTGAATGCAGGCGGTGGTGCCATCCGTAATAACGGCACATTGGTGCTCGACGGCTGCACTGTGAGCAACAACCACACTGACGGCAGCAACCAGGGCGGCGGCGCCATAGAGAATCAGGGAACATTGTACGCCAGTAACACGACGTTCAGCGGCAACTATTCGAGCGAAATCGGTGGAGCTATCAATAACTACATGGGCAAACTCTACTTGAGCAACTGTACGTTTACCAATAACTACACCACTTCTTCGAACGCAAAGTTTGGTGGCGCGATAGGCAACAACTCAAGCAATACTGTAGTCATTGTGAACTGTACCTTCTCAGGTAACAAATACAATGGCAAAAATGGCTCGGCAAGTGACCTGGGCGTATATAGAACCCCGAACGATTACACTATCGCAGGCTGCACAGGTATCACTATTACGGGTGGAACGTTGACCACATATCCTGAAGGAAGCGTAAGCTTGGACTTCTCTGATTTGAACAATATCAAGTTTGTCCCCAGCACTACTGCAGCTTCATATGACATCACATTGTCGGATGAGAGTACCTCTCACGGTACAGTGGCGTTTACCGTAGGCGGTAAGTCAGCGGCAAAGGCTAAGAAAAACGACGTAGTTACCATTAGCGTAACGCCCAATAGCGGCTATTCGACAAAGGACGTGACCGTTCGCGCCTACACCTCGTGGGGTGGAGCCGCTGCACGTGGTAACCGTGCTCCAGCCCTGCAGGATGAGATTGACGTGACTGCAGGACAGACTGCCGGCACATGGACATTCACCATGCCAGGAGCTAACGTTTGGGTGGTGGTTACCTATGCCAAGAACCTGCAGGATTCATGGATTCAGGCCATTGCCAATCAGTATTACACGGGTTCGGCCATTGAGCCTGCCGTCATAGTAAAGGACGACAATACCACGTTGACCAAAGGTACAGACTACACAGTGAGCTACGCGAACAATGTTAACGTAGGTACAGCTAATGTGACTGTAACTGCCATCAACGGTTCTGACTACTGCGGCACAGCCAATGCAACGTTTATCATTGAAAGGGCAGAAAACAAACTGCTGAAAGAACTCTATGATGCCCTCGGTGAAGATGTCTGGACGGGTTATGGCGAAATGACGGGTGTCATCAGCTACAGCCGTGGCGATGACCCAGAAGAGTTCCGCGCAACGTTCATGGGCGGAACATTCACAATAGATTTGCCATTTAGCGATTTCACAACGGTAACGAAAAATGACAACGGCGACGGTTCTTACACCTATACGCTTGTGGTAAACCTTCCGGCACAGACTGGTATGTCGCAAGAGACATTGCATGTCACCACGAAGAACGGAGAAATTACCGAGATGGATAGCGAGAACGCAGGCCTTGATTTGAGCAAGGAGAATAGCGGCATTGACAGCTGGGCTACACTGCAGACAGCTATGACTAACGGTGGTGTCATCAAACTTACACAGACAATCACGGCAACAAGTACAGACGCTGCACTGACCGTTCCTGAAGGCAAGACCGTCATCCTTGAACTGAACGGACAGACCATCAACCGCGCATTGATAAGTGCAACAGCCAACGGTAGCGTCATCATCAACAACGGTATTCTGGCCATCACTGATTCTGAGGGTGGTAAGATTATCGGTGGTAACACAACAGGCAATGGTGGTGGTATTCTGAACAACGGAACGTTAACCCTCTATGGCGGTGAGATTACGGGCAACAAGGCTGAAGGCCAGGGCGGTGGTGTCTATAACACTATAACGAATACTGCTACTACTGGCTTCTGGATGACTGGCGGTCTGATTGACGGCAATACGGCAAATGCTTATCCTGCTATCGGCGGCGATGTTACATTCAATAATTTGGTAGTTGTACAGATTGACGCTGACGGCACAACACGAAGCGCAAAGACTGCTAAGGCGAACATGGCTGAATACAGCTACATCAAGCCTGTAATGCCTGATCCTGCAATGTACGCAATCTTAACAGAGTTGTACGAAGCTCTTGGTACAGACGTATGGACCGGTTACGGCGCACTCACAGGTGTCATCAGCTACAGCCGAGGCGACGAGCCAAACGAGTTCCGCGCAACATTCATGGGTGGTACCTATGTCATTGACGTGCCTTTTGGCGACGTTACATTCGCTCAAAAAGCCGATAATGGCGACGGTTCATTTACTTACACGCTCAAGCTTGCGCTTCCTGCACAGACAGGTATGTCTTCTGAGACAGTACATGTTACCCTGAAGAACGGCGAGATTACTGAAATGGATAGCGAGAACGCTGGCATAGAGTTGAACAAAGAGGAAGATCCTGTTTCCGGTTGGGCCGGATTGCAGGCTGCCATAAACAACGGTGGTGTCATCAAGCTGGCTGATGATGTCATAGCAGAGAATACAGACGCTGCATTGACCGTTCCTGCTGATAAGACTGTCATCCTCGAACTTAACGGACATACCATCAACCGTGCTCTTACAAGTGCCGTGGCCAATGGTAGCGTTATCATCAACAATGGTATTCTTGCCATCATGGATACCAATGGCGGTAAGATTATTGGTGGTAACACAACTGGTAATGGAGGCGGTGTCCTCAATAACGGTACACTGACGCTCTATGGCGGCGAGATTACTGGTAACAAGGCAGCAGGCCTGGGCGGTGGTGTCTATAACACTGTCACAAATACCGCGACGACCGGCTTCTGGATGACAGGCGGTCTGATTGATGGCAATACCGCTAGTAGCTATCCCGCTATCGGTGGTGACGTCACCTTCAATAATCTTGCTGTAGTCCAGATTGACGCTGACGGTACAACGCTCAGTGCAAAGACAGTAAAAGCAAATATGGCTGAATACAGCTACATCAAGCCTGTAATGCCCGACCCGGAGAAGTTTGCAATCTTGGCAGAGCTCTACGAAGCTCTTGGCGATGATGTCTGGACAGGCTACGGCGCACTGACGGGTGTCATCAGCTACAGCCGTGGTGACGAGCCAAACGAGTTCCGCGCAACATTCATGGGTGGTACATATTCCATTGATGTGCCCTTTGGCGATGTTATATTTGTCTCCAAAGTCGATAATGGTGACGGTTCATATACATACACGATGACGCTTGCGCTACCTGCGCTGACGGGTATGACTTCTGAGACTGTGCATGTCACAGTGAAGAACGGTGAGATTACCGAACTCGATAGTGAGAACGCCGGCATTGAGATGAATAAAGAAGAAGGTCCTGTAACGGGATGGGCTGCTTTACAGGCGGCAATGAACCAAGGCGGTGTTATTAAGCTGGCAGACGATGTCATTGCAGAGAACACCGACGTAGCCCTGACCATACCGGAAGGCAAGACCGTAGTCCTCGAACTGAACGGACACGCTATCAACCGTAACCTCACAAGCGCAGTAGTCAACGGTAGCGTTATTATCAACAATGGTACACTGGCTATCACTGGTGAAGGTATTATCACTGGTGGCAACACGACAGGTAACGGCGGTGGTATCGTCAATAACGGTGCATTCACAATGTACAGTGGCGAAATCACAGGCAACAAGGCAGCAGGCCAGGGCGGTGGCGTTTATAACACCGTTACGAATACAGCTACGGAAGGCTTCTGGATGACAGGCGGTCTGATTGATGGCAACACAGCAAGTAGCTATCCCGCTATTGGTGGTGATGTAGCGTTTAATAACCTGGCTGTCGTGCAGATCAATGCTGAAGGCGCTAAAGTTAGTGTGTCAGAAGCTCTTGCAGGTATGGCTGACTACAGTTACATCAAGCCTGTAATGCCCGCCCCCGAGAATTACTATCTCGTTGTTGCTCCGACTCCAAAGGCCGGACTGTATTACATTGGCGTAGCGCAGGAATTGGTAGAGGCTGGCAGCACTACGTTTGGCGAGATGGAGTATTCGCTTGATGGTGTGAACTATGCCACAACCCTTCCTATGGCTACAGAAGCAGGCATCTATACCGTGTACTACCGCGTAATGGGCGATGCAACCCATAATGACTATGCACCGCAGACTGTGACCGCGAAGATTGCATTGGCCTCGCTGACCATTCCAGCCGGAGCATATGCCAGCTACTATGGCGGTAAGGGCCTGAATCTCGCTGAGGGTACTGCCGACGGCATCGTGCTGAGCTCCGTTGTCATTGTGGATACCAATGAGGGTATCGTGGTACTTGCAGACGGACTGGAATCAGCCGCTGCCAACACACCGCTGATTATTTATAATGGTACGGACGAGAACCAGCAGGTACTGTTAGACCTCAATGAGCAAGCCGCTACAGTCAACTACGATGCGGAGCATTTCTTTGGAACACTAGAGCCCAAGACCTTCACCGCAACAGACATGGCCGAGGCTGACAACTACGTGCTCGACGGCGAGAACTTTACATGGGTGAAGGATGCCGGCATACTGCCAGCCAACCGCTGCTGGTTGAAGATTATCCCCAGTTCTCCCAACCATGCCCGTACTATGAATATTGTATTCGAGAGCGATGCGACAGGTATCAGTACTGTTAACATCAACGCTACCAACGATGGTTCTATATTTGACCTTACCGGACGAAAGTTGTCAAAGAAGCCCGCAAGCGGCTACTACATTCAAGGTGGTAAGAAGTACGTTGTTAAGTGA
- a CDS encoding CCA tRNA nucleotidyltransferase, with protein sequence MKLYSDDELAEILDKPIFHLISDAADRLGLECYVVGGYVRDIFLERPSSDIDVVVVGSGIALATELKQTLGKKAHLSVFRNFGTAQVKIGKTEVEFVGARRESYSHDSRKPIVEDGTLEDDQNRRDFTINAMAICLNRERFGELVDPFNGLADLEDGIIATPLDPEITFSDDPLRMMRCIRFATQLNFQIEDETFEALQRMADRIKIVSGERIEVEMNKIMMAPHPSIGFEYLQRSGLLQLILPEVAALDIVEQKNGRAHKNNFYHTLEVLENIKPTTQRVKSDSNQAPLPSGGVGGGLLWLRWAALLHDIGKTKTKRWDPAIGWTFHNHNIVGAKMVQQIFRRMKLPMGAEMKYVQKLVDMHMRPQVIADNEVTDSAVRRLLNDAGDDIDDLMTLCEADITSKNEVKKKMFLENFRIVREKLTDLKEKDYKRLLQPVIDGNEIMEMFHLQPSREVGTLKQYLKDAVLDNRVENEREPLMQLLLQKAREMGLTK encoded by the coding sequence ATGAAATTGTATTCCGACGACGAACTTGCCGAAATCCTCGATAAACCCATATTCCATCTTATCAGCGACGCTGCCGACCGCTTAGGCTTAGAGTGCTATGTGGTTGGTGGTTATGTGCGCGACATCTTCCTCGAGCGCCCGTCGAGCGACATCGACGTAGTGGTCGTTGGCAGCGGCATAGCCCTTGCCACGGAGCTGAAGCAGACGCTTGGCAAGAAAGCACACCTCAGCGTGTTCCGCAATTTCGGAACGGCTCAGGTGAAGATAGGCAAGACGGAAGTGGAGTTCGTGGGTGCCCGCCGCGAGAGCTATAGTCACGACTCGCGCAAGCCTATAGTTGAGGACGGCACACTCGAAGACGACCAGAACCGTCGCGACTTCACCATCAACGCCATGGCGATATGCCTGAACCGCGAACGCTTCGGCGAGCTTGTCGATCCATTCAACGGACTTGCCGACCTGGAAGACGGCATCATAGCCACGCCACTCGACCCTGAGATAACGTTCAGCGACGATCCGCTGCGCATGATGCGCTGCATACGTTTCGCCACTCAGCTGAACTTCCAGATAGAAGACGAAACCTTCGAGGCGCTGCAACGCATGGCAGACCGCATAAAGATTGTCAGTGGCGAGCGCATTGAGGTTGAGATGAACAAGATAATGATGGCGCCCCACCCCAGCATAGGCTTTGAGTACCTGCAACGCTCCGGCTTATTGCAGCTCATACTCCCTGAGGTGGCTGCCCTCGATATAGTGGAACAAAAGAACGGACGCGCCCACAAGAACAACTTCTACCACACGCTGGAAGTGCTGGAGAATATAAAACCCACTACACAAAGGGTGAAAAGTGACAGTAACCAAGCTCCACTCCCTTCGGGAGGGGTTGGGGGTGGGCTACTTTGGCTACGTTGGGCTGCCCTGCTCCACGACATTGGCAAGACAAAGACAAAGCGCTGGGACCCTGCCATTGGCTGGACCTTCCACAACCACAACATCGTGGGAGCGAAGATGGTGCAGCAGATTTTCCGCCGCATGAAGCTGCCCATGGGAGCAGAGATGAAATATGTGCAAAAACTTGTTGACATGCACATGCGTCCACAGGTCATTGCCGACAATGAGGTGACCGACTCTGCCGTACGCCGTCTGCTCAACGATGCTGGTGACGACATCGATGACCTGATGACGCTCTGCGAGGCCGACATCACGTCGAAGAACGAGGTAAAGAAGAAAATGTTCCTTGAGAACTTCCGCATAGTCCGCGAGAAGCTCACCGACCTGAAGGAGAAAGACTACAAACGACTGTTGCAGCCAGTCATCGACGGCAATGAGATAATGGAGATGTTCCACCTGCAGCCTTCACGCGAGGTTGGCACACTGAAACAATATCTGAAGGATGCCGTGCTTGACAACCGTGTAGAGAACGAGCGCGAACCGCTCATGCAGCTTCTGCTCCAGAAAGCTCGCGAGATGGGGCTCACGAAATAG
- a CDS encoding aminopeptidase P family protein, with protein MDINQRLSALREVMQREHLSAFIFPSTDAHQSEYVADHWKSREWISGFNGSAGTAVVTMTSAALWTDSRYFLAAEEQLRGTEYKLMKLKIEGTPTIAEWLGQELKEVRSPEVGIDGMVCSTSEVEQLVSDLRHQGGITLRTNFDPLQQVWRDRPALPLNKIEVHPLEYAGEGCTQKIARIRRALREKHADGMLVSALDDIAWTLNLRGTDVHCTPVFIAYLLISTTKVTLFTDKRKLSREVEAYLKENNVETDDYTNIKNGLKSYFEENILLDPDETSYVLMKAVTRKVIRESSPIPAMKIVKNDAEVAGYRRAMIRDGVAMVRFLKWLEESLLSPSSLEAPLSELSIDRKLTALRAEQPLYRDLSFDTIAGYEAHGAIVHYEATPETDAEIEPKGLLLLDSGAQYQDGTTDITRTIALGPVTDEQRHVYTLVLKGHIALARAVFPNRTKGTQLDVLARQFMWREGLNYLHGTGHGVGSYLSVHEGPQQIRMEWKPQPLVANMTITNEPGIYLAGRFGVRIENTMIVVPADTSKFFSVDDEAERGSYLQLEPLTLCPIDTTPIVPGMLTDDERKWLNDYHALVYERLAPLLSSEERAWLREKTSEL; from the coding sequence ATGGACATCAATCAGCGATTATCAGCTTTGCGCGAGGTGATGCAGCGCGAACATCTGTCGGCATTTATCTTTCCGAGTACCGATGCTCATCAAAGCGAATATGTGGCCGACCACTGGAAAAGTCGTGAGTGGATAAGTGGCTTCAACGGCTCGGCAGGAACGGCTGTAGTTACTATGACGAGCGCTGCCTTGTGGACAGACTCGCGCTATTTCCTTGCTGCCGAAGAGCAGCTGCGCGGCACGGAGTATAAGCTGATGAAGCTGAAGATTGAGGGCACGCCGACCATTGCCGAGTGGCTGGGACAGGAACTGAAAGAGGTGAGAAGTCCCGAGGTGGGCATTGACGGCATGGTCTGTTCAACCTCCGAGGTGGAACAGCTTGTCAGCGACCTTCGCCATCAGGGCGGCATCACGCTGCGCACCAACTTCGACCCGCTGCAACAGGTGTGGCGCGACCGTCCAGCCTTGCCACTGAACAAGATAGAGGTTCATCCATTGGAGTATGCTGGAGAGGGCTGCACCCAGAAGATTGCCCGCATACGCCGTGCTCTTCGCGAAAAACATGCCGACGGAATGCTCGTCAGCGCCCTCGATGATATCGCCTGGACACTCAATCTTCGCGGCACCGATGTCCATTGTACACCAGTGTTCATAGCCTATCTGCTCATATCAACCACTAAGGTGACGCTGTTTACAGACAAGCGTAAACTTTCGAGAGAGGTTGAGGCCTATCTTAAAGAGAACAATGTAGAGACTGATGACTACACAAATATAAAGAATGGGCTGAAGAGCTATTTCGAAGAGAATATACTTCTCGACCCCGACGAGACGAGCTATGTGCTCATGAAAGCCGTTACTCGTAAGGTTATCCGCGAGAGCTCTCCTATACCTGCGATGAAGATTGTGAAAAACGATGCCGAAGTTGCCGGCTATCGTCGTGCTATGATTCGCGATGGCGTGGCAATGGTGCGCTTCCTGAAGTGGTTGGAAGAGAGTCTGCTTTCTCCTTCTTCATTAGAAGCTCCTCTTTCCGAACTCTCCATAGACCGCAAGCTCACCGCCCTGCGTGCTGAACAGCCTCTCTACCGCGATCTGTCGTTTGATACCATTGCCGGTTACGAGGCTCATGGCGCTATAGTCCACTACGAGGCTACTCCAGAAACCGATGCGGAGATAGAGCCTAAAGGACTGCTGCTGCTCGATAGTGGCGCACAGTATCAGGATGGCACTACCGACATCACCCGTACCATAGCTCTTGGACCTGTCACCGATGAGCAGCGCCATGTATATACGCTTGTGTTGAAAGGTCATATCGCCCTGGCACGTGCCGTGTTCCCTAATCGCACCAAGGGCACGCAGCTCGATGTGCTGGCACGTCAGTTCATGTGGCGCGAAGGACTGAACTATCTCCACGGCACCGGTCACGGCGTGGGCAGCTACCTCAGCGTTCATGAAGGTCCTCAGCAGATACGAATGGAATGGAAACCGCAACCTCTCGTTGCCAATATGACCATTACCAACGAGCCAGGCATCTACCTCGCAGGGCGTTTCGGCGTGCGCATCGAGAACACCATGATTGTGGTGCCTGCCGACACGTCAAAGTTCTTCTCTGTAGATGATGAGGCTGAGCGTGGCAGCTATCTCCAACTGGAGCCTCTGACTCTCTGTCCGATAGACACGACGCCGATAGTCCCCGGCATGCTTACCGACGATGAGCGCAAATGGCTCAACGACTATCATGCCTTGGTATATGAGCGTCTTGCACCGCTGCTCAGCAGTGAAGAACGGGCTTGGCTGAGAGAAAAGACATCAGAATTATAA
- a CDS encoding NAD(P)-dependent oxidoreductase — translation MNQKTAFQEVNESYTMAEAIHEAQRCLHCKVPQCQKGCPISNDIPDWVHELSMGNLGNAISIIRSKSNLPAVCGRVCAHEKQCEGNCVLGKKGQALNIGKLERFVADFDSENELTHENIVEKKRGRVAVIGAGPSGITVAGDLSRMGFSVEIFEMEAQCGGVLRYGIPEYRLPKEVVAREIRYIEKMGVVIHRNTHVGFDITIDSLFGQGFDAIFIGTGLGKPKTLEIPIYRNGRCLSEGEGAIKCEDLQGVRKAAHFLRRVELIQEGFMSPDETHVKPGAHVWVIGGGNTAMDASRTALRVAAKRVDVVYRKGLETMSALRAEYDDAVKEGVNFNFWSNITEIHVDDNLDITEIVLETKEPDKEPVRQTLPAENVIMAIGAEPKTKIVRTTPGLENDERKFLITRDIPYGMTTRKGVFAGGDVANAQATVVHAMQNAKRVAEGIAQYVDAVKLMEAINL, via the coding sequence ATGAATCAGAAAACAGCTTTTCAAGAAGTAAACGAGAGCTATACGATGGCCGAGGCCATCCACGAAGCACAACGCTGTCTGCATTGTAAGGTGCCACAGTGTCAGAAGGGATGCCCCATAAGCAACGATATACCCGACTGGGTGCACGAGCTGTCAATGGGCAATCTTGGCAACGCCATCAGTATTATCCGCAGCAAGAGCAATCTGCCGGCCGTGTGCGGTCGCGTGTGTGCCCACGAGAAACAATGTGAGGGCAACTGTGTGCTGGGCAAGAAAGGACAGGCGCTGAACATTGGTAAGCTGGAGCGCTTCGTGGCCGACTTCGACTCAGAAAACGAGCTTACACACGAGAATATCGTGGAGAAGAAGCGTGGTCGCGTGGCAGTTATTGGTGCCGGTCCCTCGGGCATCACCGTGGCTGGCGACCTGTCGCGCATGGGCTTTTCGGTAGAGATATTTGAGATGGAGGCCCAGTGTGGTGGTGTGCTGCGCTATGGCATCCCTGAATACCGACTGCCCAAGGAAGTTGTGGCACGCGAGATACGCTATATCGAGAAGATGGGCGTAGTTATTCATCGCAACACCCATGTGGGCTTCGACATCACCATTGACAGCCTCTTCGGTCAGGGCTTTGATGCCATCTTCATAGGCACGGGGCTGGGCAAACCCAAGACGCTCGAGATACCCATCTACCGCAATGGGCGCTGTCTCTCTGAAGGTGAGGGCGCAATCAAGTGTGAAGACCTGCAGGGTGTTCGCAAGGCAGCCCATTTCCTGCGTCGCGTAGAGCTTATACAGGAAGGCTTCATGAGTCCCGATGAGACCCATGTCAAGCCTGGTGCCCATGTGTGGGTGATAGGTGGCGGCAACACGGCTATGGATGCCTCGCGCACGGCGTTGCGCGTTGCTGCGAAGCGAGTGGACGTGGTCTATAGAAAAGGATTGGAAACGATGTCAGCCCTGCGTGCAGAGTATGACGACGCGGTGAAAGAGGGTGTCAACTTCAACTTCTGGAGCAACATAACCGAGATTCATGTTGACGATAACCTTGACATCACAGAGATTGTGCTGGAGACGAAGGAACCCGACAAAGAGCCTGTGCGCCAGACGCTGCCTGCCGAGAATGTTATCATGGCAATCGGAGCTGAACCTAAGACAAAGATTGTGCGCACCACACCAGGGCTGGAGAACGACGAAAGGAAATTCCTCATCACCCGTGATATTCCTTACGGCATGACTACTCGCAAGGGCGTGTTTGCTGGTGGTGATGTGGCCAACGCACAAGCCACTGTGGTTCATGCCATGCAGAACGCGAAACGCGTGGCTGAGGGCATAGCCCAGTATGTCGATGCCGTCAAGCTGATGGAAGCAATAAATTTATAA